A DNA window from Turicibacter sp. TJ11 contains the following coding sequences:
- the tetA(P) gene encoding tetracycline efflux MFS transporter TetA(P), which produces MVNKLSAYKTYLLFSAITAMCFSLVATVMIVYHIETVHLNPLQLILVGTTLEVACFIFEIPTGIVADVYSRKLSIVIGVVLTGVGFILEGSISSFVFVLVAQIVWGLGSTFISGSVEAWIAEEEKDKDLDKIYIKGAQAGQIGSVIGIVLSTVIANLSVRLPIIVSGVLFIILALFLWLYMPENNFKSSAPEDLNTFKKMGYTFKSGLKFIKNKPIIIILLSVTLFYGLSSEGYDRLSNMHFLQDTMLPKLGNLKPVTWFGIFGIAGMILSAIVMHFMEKKLKDDDKNKNGKLLLCINIFYISFMFIFAITKRFNLMLIAYLATSTFRTINEPIFSAWLNGHIDDKARSTVLSINGQINSLGQILGGPIIGIIATNISVSMGIACTSLLVTPVLVLYIVAMIMDKKVVDRVGGIDYEENN; this is translated from the coding sequence ATGGTTAATAAACTTTCAGCATATAAAACTTATTTATTATTTTCAGCTATTACAGCAATGTGTTTTTCACTAGTAGCTACAGTTATGATAGTGTATCACATTGAAACGGTGCATTTAAATCCACTTCAGCTTATACTTGTTGGAACTACTTTAGAAGTAGCATGCTTTATATTTGAAATTCCTACAGGAATAGTTGCAGATGTGTACAGTCGTAAACTATCTATTGTTATTGGTGTAGTTTTAACAGGAGTGGGATTTATTTTAGAAGGTTCTATTTCTAGTTTCGTTTTCGTACTTGTAGCACAGATTGTATGGGGATTAGGTTCTACTTTTATTAGTGGATCTGTTGAAGCTTGGATTGCGGAAGAAGAGAAAGATAAAGATTTGGATAAAATTTATATAAAGGGAGCACAAGCAGGACAGATAGGATCGGTTATTGGAATAGTACTAAGCACTGTAATAGCTAATTTATCTGTAAGACTACCTATTATAGTTAGTGGAGTCTTATTTATAATTCTTGCATTATTTTTATGGTTATATATGCCAGAAAATAATTTTAAATCATCTGCTCCAGAGGATTTAAATACTTTTAAAAAGATGGGATATACCTTTAAATCTGGTCTTAAATTTATAAAAAATAAACCTATAATTATAATTTTGCTTTCAGTAACTTTATTTTATGGATTATCCAGTGAAGGTTATGATAGACTTTCTAATATGCATTTTTTACAAGATACTATGCTTCCTAAACTTGGAAACCTTAAACCAGTGACTTGGTTCGGAATTTTTGGAATTGCAGGAATGATATTGAGTGCTATAGTAATGCATTTTATGGAAAAGAAGCTTAAGGATGATGATAAGAATAAAAATGGAAAGCTGTTATTATGTATAAATATATTTTATATATCATTTATGTTCATATTTGCTATTACAAAAAGATTTAACTTAATGCTAATAGCTTATTTAGCGACAAGTACCTTTAGAACTATAAATGAACCTATATTTAGTGCATGGCTTAATGGACATATAGATGACAAGGCCAGATCTACTGTACTTTCTATAAATGGACAAATAAATTCCTTAGGTCAAATTTTAGGTGGACCAATTATAGGAATCATAGCTACAAATATTTCAGTGAGTATGGGTATAGCATGTACTTCGTTATTAGTAACACCGGTATTAGTGTTATATATTGTTGCTATGATAATGGATAAAAAGGTGGTTGATAGAGTTGGAGGTATTGATTATGAAGAAAATAATTAA